A DNA window from Candidatus Deferrimicrobiaceae bacterium contains the following coding sequences:
- a CDS encoding MarR family transcriptional regulator: protein MQDSLGNLATQFSRAALKRINLELPLNGIPVTSEQWSVLVNVWQENGLPQCALAAKLDKDKATFTRIIAGIEAQGLVVRVPGPKDAREKIVSLTDDGKRVMDRATEIVQGILEVAKRGIPEDDLRICKGVLRKAYANLR from the coding sequence TTGCAGGATTCCCTGGGCAATCTCGCTACCCAGTTTTCGCGGGCTGCCCTGAAGCGCATCAACCTGGAATTGCCCCTCAACGGGATTCCCGTCACGTCGGAGCAGTGGAGCGTGCTGGTGAACGTCTGGCAAGAGAACGGGCTGCCGCAGTGCGCGCTGGCTGCGAAGCTCGACAAGGACAAGGCCACGTTCACCCGGATCATCGCGGGCATCGAGGCACAGGGGTTGGTCGTTCGCGTGCCCGGTCCCAAGGACGCCCGGGAAAAGATCGTTTCCCTGACCGACGACGGGAAACGGGTCATGGATCGGGCGACCGAGATCGTGCAGGGCATCCTCGAAGTTGCCAAGCGCGGAATCCCCGAAGACGATCTTCGCATCTGCAAGGGGGTGCTGCGCAAGGCGTACGCAAACCTGAGATGA
- a CDS encoding YceI family protein, producing MKKFVLPAALFAFLAFTGSAFAGWDLDPNHTAIQFKVKHLMVSSVKGDFEKFSGKVEYDPKNVLKSTADITIDAASLNTRIAKRDEHLKSPDFFDVAKYPTITFKSTGVKKARGGKLDMAGDLTIHGITKPVVLKIDGPSKIAKDPWGNSHVGGSASTKFNRKDFGLTWNKALETGGVMVGDEIEVTIDLELLSEAPKQASR from the coding sequence ATGAAAAAGTTCGTGCTTCCCGCCGCACTGTTCGCGTTCCTGGCTTTCACCGGTTCCGCATTCGCCGGTTGGGATCTCGACCCCAACCATACGGCCATCCAGTTCAAGGTCAAGCACCTGATGGTCTCGTCCGTGAAGGGCGACTTCGAAAAGTTCAGCGGCAAGGTCGAGTACGACCCGAAGAACGTGCTCAAGTCGACCGCCGACATCACGATCGACGCGGCTTCGCTCAACACCCGCATCGCCAAGCGCGACGAGCATCTCAAGAGCCCCGATTTCTTCGACGTGGCGAAGTACCCGACGATCACCTTCAAGTCGACGGGCGTGAAGAAAGCCAGGGGCGGCAAGCTCGATATGGCGGGCGACCTCACGATCCACGGCATCACGAAGCCCGTGGTCCTCAAGATCGACGGACCGTCCAAGATCGCGAAGGATCCCTGGGGCAACTCCCATGTCGGCGGTTCCGCTTCGACGAAGTTCAACCGGAAGGACTTCGGCCTGACCTGGAACAAGGCGCTCGAGACCGGCGGCGTCATGGTCGGCGACGAGATCGAAGTCACGATCGACCTCGAGTTGCTGAGCGAAGCGCCGAAACAGGCATCCAGGTAG
- a CDS encoding 2-oxoacid:acceptor oxidoreductase subunit alpha yields MTVNDFSITVATVNGSGSQTANNTLIRAIHKMGVPVSGKSLFPSNIQGLPTWFTIRVSQEGYMARREQAEILVAMNKASMPDDIRKLAPGGICLHPVDDPLPIRRDDVTFYPMPVDALVKQSGADAKLKPYVANMVYVGALAYLLHIDLKEIEAALSHSFSGKQKAIALNYGTAKAAYDWAAANLAKTDPFRVERMRKTEGTFLIDGNSAAALGAVFGGVQFVAWYPITPSTSIVDSLSEYLPRFRRDADGNATYAIVQAEDELAVLGMVVGAGWAGARSMTATSGPGLSLMTEFAGYAYFAEIPAVIWDVQRMGPCTGLPTRVAQDDVLAAYTLGHGDGKHICLIPASIAECFEFGGAALDLAERLQTLVIVLSDLDLGLNLWPAKPFEYPDKPLDRGKVLSAEDLTRMKGEWKRYADVDGDGIGYRTLPGTNHPAAAYFTRGTGHNEAAAYSERPEDWSTNLIRLAKKHDHARTIVPGPLVDPVDGAQVGLVSYGTNDPAIREARDLLKAAGIPTSYLRLRALPLENGLVKFVKTHPRVYVVENNRDGQMHSLVQLHAPAEAERIVSIAKCDGLPLTAQWISESVLAQEAKVKS; encoded by the coding sequence ATGACCGTCAACGACTTCTCGATCACCGTGGCCACGGTCAACGGTTCCGGCAGCCAGACCGCCAACAACACGCTGATCCGCGCCATCCACAAGATGGGCGTCCCGGTCAGCGGGAAGAGCCTCTTCCCCTCCAACATCCAGGGGCTCCCCACGTGGTTCACGATTCGCGTGAGCCAGGAGGGATACATGGCCCGGCGCGAGCAGGCCGAGATCCTGGTGGCGATGAACAAGGCGTCGATGCCGGATGACATCCGGAAGCTGGCGCCGGGCGGCATCTGTCTCCATCCGGTCGACGACCCGCTCCCGATCCGGCGCGACGACGTGACCTTTTATCCGATGCCGGTGGATGCGTTGGTCAAGCAGTCCGGGGCGGACGCCAAGCTCAAGCCGTACGTCGCCAACATGGTGTACGTCGGCGCGTTGGCCTACCTGCTGCACATCGACCTGAAAGAGATCGAAGCGGCGTTGTCGCACAGCTTCAGCGGGAAGCAGAAGGCGATCGCCCTGAACTATGGAACGGCCAAGGCCGCATACGATTGGGCCGCGGCGAATCTGGCCAAGACCGATCCGTTCCGCGTCGAACGGATGCGCAAGACCGAGGGGACCTTCCTGATCGACGGCAACAGCGCTGCGGCGCTAGGCGCGGTCTTCGGCGGCGTGCAGTTCGTGGCCTGGTACCCGATCACGCCGTCCACCTCCATCGTCGACAGCCTGAGCGAGTATCTCCCACGGTTTCGCCGCGACGCCGACGGCAACGCCACGTACGCGATCGTGCAAGCGGAAGACGAGCTGGCGGTGCTCGGCATGGTTGTCGGAGCGGGGTGGGCCGGCGCCCGGTCGATGACGGCGACTTCAGGGCCGGGGTTGTCGCTGATGACCGAATTCGCGGGGTACGCCTACTTCGCGGAGATCCCTGCCGTCATCTGGGACGTCCAGCGCATGGGGCCGTGCACCGGTTTGCCGACGCGCGTGGCGCAGGACGATGTTCTGGCCGCGTACACGCTCGGCCACGGCGACGGCAAGCACATCTGCCTGATTCCCGCCTCGATCGCCGAATGCTTCGAATTCGGCGGCGCCGCGCTGGACCTGGCCGAGCGGCTGCAGACGCTCGTGATCGTGCTGAGCGACCTCGATCTCGGCCTGAACCTTTGGCCGGCGAAACCGTTCGAATATCCCGACAAGCCGCTCGATCGCGGCAAGGTGCTGTCGGCCGAGGATCTCACGCGGATGAAGGGGGAATGGAAGCGTTACGCCGATGTCGACGGCGACGGGATCGGCTACCGGACGCTGCCCGGCACCAACCATCCGGCGGCGGCGTATTTCACGCGCGGCACCGGTCACAACGAGGCCGCGGCCTACAGCGAGCGTCCCGAAGACTGGTCGACCAACCTGATCCGCCTGGCGAAGAAGCACGATCACGCGCGCACGATCGTGCCGGGGCCGCTGGTCGATCCGGTCGACGGCGCGCAAGTCGGGCTCGTCTCGTACGGCACCAACGACCCCGCCATCCGGGAAGCGCGCGATCTCCTGAAGGCGGCCGGCATCCCCACGTCCTACCTCCGGCTGCGGGCGCTGCCGCTGGAGAACGGGCTGGTGAAATTCGTGAAGACGCATCCGCGCGTGTACGTGGTCGAAAACAACCGGGACGGGCAGATGCATTCGCTGGTGCAGCTGCATGCGCCTGCCGAAGCGGAGCGCATCGTCTCCATCGCCAAATGCGACGGCCTCCCCCTGACCGCGCAATGGATCAGCGAATCGGTGCTGGCGCAGGAAGCGAAGGTGAAATCATGA
- a CDS encoding 2-oxoacid:ferredoxin oxidoreductase subunit beta: MTTPATPQSPAVNGVGLSKADYNGAPSTLCNGCGHYAIANVIVGTAYELSLDPTRIAKFSGIGCSSKSPTYFLGRSHGFNGLHGRMPSIATGATTVNRDLTAIGVSGDGDTGSIGLGQFKHLMRRNVDMVYIIENNGVYGLTKGQLSATADLGQKLKHGGLNETPPLDLCLEAIIAGCGFVARSFAGDPKQLQALLKAAFSHRGTAVLNVLSPCVTFNNGEASTKSYVWGREHELPLHEIDFLPMEHDEIRADYEPGETREVAMHDGSVIRLKKIGREHDPTDRMAAIRLLEEERAEHLFTTGLLYVNEARQTLVEQSKLVDAPLVRLTEETLRPSKAALDEINAEYL; encoded by the coding sequence ATGACGACTCCCGCAACGCCTCAATCTCCCGCCGTCAACGGCGTCGGCCTGAGCAAGGCCGATTACAACGGTGCGCCGTCGACCCTCTGCAACGGCTGCGGCCATTACGCGATCGCCAACGTGATCGTCGGCACCGCGTACGAACTCTCGCTCGATCCGACGCGCATCGCCAAGTTCAGCGGCATCGGTTGCTCCAGCAAGAGCCCGACCTACTTCCTCGGGCGCTCGCACGGTTTCAACGGCCTGCACGGGCGCATGCCCTCCATCGCCACCGGTGCGACCACCGTCAACCGGGATCTGACGGCCATCGGCGTCAGCGGCGACGGGGACACCGGCTCGATCGGCCTGGGGCAATTCAAGCACCTGATGCGCCGCAATGTCGACATGGTCTACATCATCGAGAACAACGGCGTCTACGGCTTGACCAAGGGGCAGCTCTCCGCGACCGCCGACCTGGGCCAGAAGCTGAAACACGGCGGGCTGAACGAAACGCCGCCGCTCGATCTCTGCCTCGAGGCGATCATCGCCGGATGCGGATTCGTCGCCCGGTCGTTCGCCGGCGATCCCAAACAGTTGCAGGCGCTGCTCAAGGCGGCGTTTTCGCATCGGGGCACGGCGGTGCTGAACGTCCTGAGTCCCTGCGTCACGTTCAACAACGGTGAAGCGTCGACCAAAAGTTATGTGTGGGGAAGGGAACACGAGCTGCCGCTGCACGAGATCGACTTCCTTCCGATGGAACATGACGAGATCCGGGCCGATTACGAACCCGGCGAGACTCGCGAAGTGGCGATGCACGATGGATCCGTCATCCGCCTGAAGAAGATCGGCCGGGAGCACGATCCGACCGACCGGATGGCGGCCATCCGGTTGCTGGAAGAAGAGCGAGCGGAACATCTGTTCACCACGGGATTGCTCTATGTGAACGAAGCGCGGCAAACGCTGGTCGAGCAGTCAAAGCTGGTCGATGCGCCGTTGGTCCGTCTGACCGAAGAAACCTTGCGCCCGTCGAAAGCGGCGCTGGACGAAATCAACGCCGAATATCTGTAA
- a CDS encoding NADH peroxidase — protein sequence MKKYVCTVCGYIHEGDAPPPHCPQCKALAAKFVLKEEIGLGWADEHEIGVAEGVDPEILEGLRRNFTGECTEVGMYLAMSRQADREGYPEVAEAYKRIAFEEAEHAAKFAELLGEVVKADTKTNLQMRVDAENGACKGKKDLATRAKQLNYDAIHDTVHEMCKDEARHGQAFAGLLKRYF from the coding sequence ATGAAGAAGTACGTCTGTACCGTTTGCGGCTATATCCACGAAGGGGACGCTCCCCCGCCCCATTGTCCCCAGTGCAAGGCGCTAGCGGCCAAGTTTGTCCTCAAGGAAGAGATCGGCCTCGGTTGGGCCGACGAGCACGAGATCGGCGTCGCCGAAGGCGTCGACCCGGAAATCCTCGAAGGGCTCCGGCGGAACTTTACGGGCGAATGCACCGAAGTCGGCATGTACCTGGCGATGAGCCGCCAGGCCGACCGCGAAGGGTATCCCGAAGTGGCCGAGGCGTACAAGCGGATCGCCTTCGAGGAAGCCGAGCACGCCGCCAAGTTCGCCGAGTTGCTGGGCGAAGTGGTCAAGGCCGACACCAAGACCAACCTCCAGATGCGCGTCGACGCCGAAAACGGCGCCTGCAAGGGCAAGAAGGATCTGGCGACCAGGGCCAAGCAGCTCAACTACGACGCCATCCACGATACCGTCCACGAGATGTGCAAGGACGAAGCCCGCCACGGGCAGGCGTTCGCCGGGCTGCTGAAGCGATACTTCTAG
- a CDS encoding SNF2-related protein, with the protein MITDYHAKYFAHELTRRYASDSPDKLAGAVAGAQVDLNPHQVDAALFAFRSPFSKGAILADEVGLGKTIEAGLVISQKWAERARRILVITPSNLRKQWHQELSEKFFLPCRILESRSYNETVKRGGVPPFAATDSILICSYQFARNKAADVQATPWDLAVIDEAHRLRNVYKPSNIIANTLKQALASRHKLLLTATPLQNSLLELYGLVGFIDEHTFGDLKSFREQFSNPNQEHVFQSLRNRLKPVCHRTLRRQVSQYVPYTERRPILQEFTPEESEDHLYELVSEYLRRPSLQALPAGQRTLITLVLRKLLASSTFAIGGALESMSRRLKTRLKKQTQADTLEQDLDQDYEALDETAEEWSEEEVAPPLSVADRLALEQEIADLDSIAQLAVSIEQNAKGRALLTALEVAFRKAVDLGAAKKAIIFTESRRTQDYLLRVLADSPFRDGIVLFNGSNTDDRSKAIYSAWLARHTGTDRVTGSKTADMRSALVDYFREEGHIMIATEAGAEGINLQFCSLVVNYDLPWNPQRIEQRIGRCHRYGQKHDVVVVNFLNRKNEADRRVYQLLSEKFRLFEGVFGASDEVLGAIESGVDFEKRIASIYQCCRRTEEIKTAFDQLQLELSFEISQAMANTRQTLLENFDDEVREKLKIRDEASKAFLNRFERLLMRLTRHELGGHAKFPDDSSFRLDSSPFSHADGAIPLGLYELPRRTGEAHLYRLNHPLAEAILAQAKRRDLPAAEILFSYGDHEGKISILEPLIGQSGWLTLSLFTVESLDQAEDHLIFSAITDDGEVLDGDTAQKVFSLPGVVEGNVALTGPIAARLDGFEKKRQSEIRLDVSDRNARFFEVEADKLDGWADDLKLGLEREIKEIDRQIKEVRRTATAAQTLEEKLIIQKQVKALESQRNQKRRTLFDAQDEVDRKRDELIAEIEGKMQQRMGMTQLFLIRWRLEV; encoded by the coding sequence ATGATCACCGACTATCACGCCAAATATTTCGCCCACGAATTGACGCGCCGCTATGCTTCCGACAGTCCGGATAAACTTGCCGGGGCGGTTGCTGGCGCTCAGGTGGATCTGAACCCGCATCAGGTCGATGCGGCCTTGTTTGCTTTTCGGTCCCCGTTTTCCAAGGGGGCGATTCTGGCGGACGAAGTCGGTCTCGGGAAAACGATCGAAGCCGGTCTCGTGATCTCTCAGAAATGGGCCGAGCGCGCCCGTCGCATCCTCGTCATTACTCCGTCCAATTTGCGCAAGCAGTGGCACCAGGAACTGTCCGAAAAATTCTTTCTCCCTTGCCGGATTCTGGAGAGTCGCTCGTATAACGAAACCGTTAAGCGGGGAGGCGTTCCTCCGTTCGCTGCAACGGATTCGATCCTGATCTGCTCCTACCAGTTTGCCCGCAACAAGGCCGCTGACGTACAGGCCACGCCGTGGGATCTCGCCGTCATCGACGAAGCTCATCGTCTTCGCAATGTCTACAAGCCCTCCAACATCATCGCGAACACGTTGAAGCAGGCGCTTGCGTCCAGGCACAAGCTGCTGTTGACCGCCACACCCCTTCAGAATTCGTTGCTTGAGTTGTACGGCCTTGTCGGTTTCATCGACGAACACACCTTCGGCGACCTGAAAAGTTTCCGTGAGCAATTTTCGAATCCGAATCAGGAGCACGTTTTCCAGTCTTTGCGGAACCGGCTGAAACCGGTTTGCCACCGCACGCTTCGTAGGCAAGTCAGCCAATACGTTCCGTACACCGAGCGGCGGCCGATTCTGCAGGAATTCACGCCAGAAGAGAGCGAAGATCACCTGTATGAACTCGTCTCGGAATATCTTCGCCGTCCGAGTCTTCAGGCGTTGCCGGCCGGTCAGCGCACGCTCATCACGCTGGTTCTTCGCAAGCTGCTCGCGTCGTCGACGTTTGCCATCGGAGGTGCGCTGGAGTCGATGTCTCGGCGATTGAAAACCCGGCTTAAAAAACAGACCCAGGCGGATACCCTCGAACAGGATCTGGATCAGGATTACGAGGCTCTCGACGAGACGGCCGAGGAATGGTCCGAGGAAGAGGTCGCCCCCCCGTTGTCGGTGGCTGATCGACTCGCGCTCGAACAGGAGATTGCCGATCTTGATTCCATTGCGCAGCTGGCTGTCTCCATCGAACAGAACGCCAAGGGGAGGGCGCTCCTGACCGCTTTGGAGGTCGCATTTCGGAAAGCCGTCGATCTTGGCGCCGCGAAGAAGGCCATCATTTTTACCGAATCCCGGCGGACGCAGGATTATCTGTTGCGCGTGTTGGCCGACAGTCCGTTTCGGGACGGCATCGTGCTTTTCAACGGATCGAACACCGACGACCGTTCCAAGGCGATCTATTCGGCATGGCTTGCGCGCCATACGGGAACAGACCGCGTCACCGGCTCGAAAACTGCCGACATGCGCTCTGCGCTCGTGGACTATTTTCGCGAGGAAGGTCACATCATGATTGCGACCGAGGCCGGCGCAGAAGGGATCAACCTTCAGTTCTGTTCGCTGGTGGTGAATTACGACCTTCCCTGGAATCCGCAGCGGATCGAGCAGCGAATCGGTCGATGTCACCGATACGGTCAGAAGCACGATGTCGTCGTCGTGAATTTCCTCAACCGGAAAAACGAAGCCGACCGTCGCGTTTACCAATTGCTTTCGGAAAAGTTCCGCCTGTTCGAAGGGGTGTTCGGGGCCAGCGATGAAGTGCTCGGCGCCATCGAATCCGGTGTGGATTTCGAAAAACGGATCGCATCCATCTATCAATGTTGCCGGCGAACCGAGGAAATCAAAACAGCCTTCGACCAGCTTCAACTTGAACTGAGTTTCGAAATCAGCCAGGCCATGGCGAACACCCGCCAGACCCTTCTCGAAAATTTCGACGACGAGGTTAGAGAGAAGCTGAAGATTCGCGACGAAGCCTCGAAGGCGTTCCTCAACCGATTCGAGCGATTGCTGATGCGCCTGACGCGCCACGAACTGGGTGGGCACGCCAAATTTCCAGACGACTCTTCTTTCCGTCTCGATTCCTCCCCGTTTTCCCACGCTGACGGCGCCATCCCTCTTGGGCTTTACGAGTTGCCCCGCCGTACGGGTGAAGCGCACCTGTATCGACTAAATCACCCACTGGCGGAAGCGATTCTCGCTCAAGCGAAGCGGCGCGATTTGCCGGCAGCCGAAATCCTTTTCAGTTATGGGGACCATGAAGGCAAGATTTCGATCCTGGAGCCGCTTATCGGTCAGTCCGGTTGGCTCACTCTTTCCCTGTTCACCGTCGAATCGCTCGACCAGGCGGAAGATCACCTGATCTTTTCGGCGATCACCGATGATGGAGAGGTCCTGGATGGGGACACCGCCCAAAAGGTGTTCTCGTTGCCGGGTGTCGTAGAGGGTAATGTAGCCCTGACCGGACCAATCGCCGCACGCTTGGATGGGTTCGAGAAGAAGCGTCAATCCGAAATCCGCTTGGACGTATCGGACCGGAACGCCCGGTTCTTTGAAGTCGAGGCCGACAAGTTGGATGGTTGGGCGGATGACCTGAAACTCGGCCTCGAACGCGAGATCAAGGAGATCGACCGCCAGATCAAGGAAGTCCGCCGCACAGCCACCGCGGCGCAGACTCTTGAGGAAAAGCTGATAATCCAGAAGCAGGTTAAGGCGCTTGAATCCCAGCGCAACCAGAAGCGACGGACCCTCTTCGACGCTCAGGATGAAGTCGACCGGAAACGAGACGAACTGATCGCGGAGATCGAGGGGAAGATGCAGCAACGGATGGGGATGACCCAATTGTTTTTAATCCGGTGGCGGTTAGAAGTGTGA
- a CDS encoding Kiwa anti-phage protein KwaB-like domain-containing protein: MVTKLGKKMTYLRQVDYKHWITTLWLVKRTLDLNKIAHYTVLRVDLDTKLKNKLKRAVVDRINGADYKLEAYDFLTADLDDGLLTIDSSETDFVRVQNEIDKGFGNKKVDNYDELLDSWAYVIDIRHDANVIYGVRKINKFTKAAKMKAVSFLIFRDKVLSDLDDEKVFVLDTHIDFFVFEGTTFISNKKEFESAMNFRQGMEDNRDTIMTEFVGLKIFNDVEPIRKIVGSNLNFLRKISAIQKSGYYKDKSYFNNLIRLNKEEKWGLTIKDGVIVVNEDNVELILTLLNNNRLKSPINQEVFDASVKKKVG; the protein is encoded by the coding sequence ATGGTAACTAAACTTGGGAAAAAAATGACGTATTTACGCCAAGTCGATTATAAGCATTGGATCACGACCCTTTGGCTGGTTAAAAGGACACTGGATCTAAATAAAATAGCCCATTACACAGTTTTACGTGTAGATCTTGATACTAAACTTAAGAATAAGTTGAAAAGGGCAGTTGTGGACCGAATTAATGGTGCCGACTATAAACTTGAAGCATACGATTTCCTGACAGCAGACCTTGATGATGGGCTTCTGACGATTGATTCATCTGAAACTGATTTCGTCCGAGTTCAAAATGAGATAGACAAAGGATTTGGAAACAAGAAAGTAGATAACTATGACGAGCTGTTGGATTCATGGGCATATGTTATAGATATTCGGCATGATGCTAATGTTATATATGGCGTTAGAAAAATAAATAAATTTACAAAAGCTGCAAAAATGAAAGCCGTTTCATTTCTGATTTTCAGAGATAAAGTCCTATCCGATCTTGATGACGAAAAAGTTTTCGTGTTGGATACGCATATAGATTTTTTCGTATTCGAAGGGACAACGTTTATATCAAATAAGAAAGAGTTCGAAAGTGCCATGAATTTCCGTCAAGGCATGGAGGATAACAGGGACACAATTATGACGGAATTTGTTGGATTGAAGATATTTAATGACGTGGAGCCAATTCGAAAAATAGTTGGATCGAATTTGAATTTCTTGAGAAAAATATCTGCTATCCAGAAAAGTGGCTACTATAAAGACAAGTCATACTTCAATAACCTGATTAGGTTGAATAAAGAGGAAAAGTGGGGGCTGACGATAAAGGATGGTGTGATCGTGGTAAATGAAGATAACGTCGAATTAATTTTGACCTTGTTGAATAATAATCGACTTAAGTCTCCAATTAACCAAGAGGTATTCGACGCCTCCGTTAAGAAAAAAGTCGGTTGA
- a CDS encoding site-specific DNA-methyltransferase: MIKKKLELTWIGKENRPRLEPRILLEDPANSHHAAHRVTGGDLFDNRLIFGDNLLALKALEQEFAGKVKCVFIDPPYNTGSAFTHYDDGLEHSLWLSLMRDRLELIRTLLSDDGSLWITIDDNEAHYLKVVCDEVFGRVNYKTTVTWQRKYSVSNNFQGIATICDFVLVYSKSEKFMNNLLPRTEESAARYSNPDNDPRGPWKAVDYLNQATPDKRPNLCYDIINPNTGNIVKNAKKAWKYDPQTHSQHVEEKRIWWGRDGRNSAPAVKLFLSEVRDGMTPHNWWPHDDVGHTDEAKKEMISLFGARDVFDTPKPERLIKRVLEIATNPGDLVLDSFAGSGTTGAVAHKMGRRWIMIELGEHCHTHIIPRMQKVIDGEDPGGITKAVDWKGGGGFRYYRLAPSLLEKDKWGNWVISSEYNANMLAEALCKLEGFTYAPSEAIYWQHGRSTERDFIYVTTQNLSADQLQQLSDEVGGDRSLLVLCTAFRGNPDRYPNLTVKKIPHQVLSRCEWGHDDYSLKVENLPQAPPKPGQQTLDFGEGKPEREDEP, from the coding sequence ATGATCAAAAAGAAACTCGAACTGACCTGGATCGGGAAGGAGAATCGTCCGCGGCTCGAGCCGCGGATTCTTCTTGAGGATCCAGCGAATTCGCACCATGCGGCGCACCGGGTGACCGGGGGTGACCTCTTCGACAACCGGCTCATCTTCGGCGACAACCTGCTGGCGCTTAAGGCGCTGGAGCAAGAGTTCGCGGGGAAGGTGAAGTGCGTCTTCATCGACCCACCGTACAACACCGGCAGCGCGTTTACTCACTACGACGATGGGTTAGAGCACTCCCTTTGGCTGTCGTTGATGCGGGACCGGCTCGAACTCATCCGAACTTTGCTGTCGGATGACGGTTCGCTTTGGATCACGATTGACGACAACGAGGCGCACTACCTCAAGGTGGTGTGTGATGAAGTGTTCGGCCGAGTAAATTACAAGACAACCGTGACATGGCAACGGAAATACAGCGTGAGCAATAACTTTCAAGGCATTGCAACTATTTGCGATTTTGTTTTAGTCTATTCAAAGAGCGAAAAATTTATGAACAACTTACTTCCAAGAACGGAAGAATCCGCAGCCAGATATTCAAACCCTGATAACGACCCGAGGGGACCATGGAAAGCAGTAGATTATTTGAATCAAGCCACGCCAGATAAACGGCCAAATCTTTGTTATGACATCATTAATCCAAATACAGGTAACATAGTTAAGAACGCTAAGAAAGCATGGAAGTACGACCCACAGACCCATAGTCAGCATGTAGAGGAAAAACGGATTTGGTGGGGGCGAGATGGACGCAATTCCGCGCCTGCCGTGAAGCTCTTTCTTTCTGAGGTTCGGGATGGAATGACGCCGCACAACTGGTGGCCTCATGATGATGTTGGGCATACTGATGAAGCCAAAAAAGAAATGATCAGCCTATTCGGTGCTCGTGATGTATTCGACACTCCCAAACCTGAACGTCTGATTAAACGCGTTTTAGAGATCGCCACCAACCCAGGCGACCTCGTCCTCGACTCCTTCGCCGGTTCCGGCACGACAGGCGCCGTGGCGCACAAGATGGGGCGGCGCTGGATCATGATCGAATTGGGCGAGCATTGTCACACGCACATCATCCCGCGGATGCAGAAGGTGATCGACGGCGAGGATCCCGGCGGGATCACAAAGGCGGTCGACTGGAAGGGGGGCGGCGGGTTCCGCTACTACCGGCTCGCGCCGTCGCTGCTCGAAAAGGACAAGTGGGGGAACTGGGTCATCAGCAGCGAGTACAACGCCAACATGCTCGCCGAGGCGTTGTGCAAGCTCGAAGGGTTCACCTATGCGCCGAGCGAGGCGATCTACTGGCAGCACGGCCGATCCACCGAGCGCGACTTCATCTACGTGACCACGCAGAACCTGAGCGCCGACCAGCTTCAGCAGCTTTCCGACGAAGTGGGGGGCGACCGGTCGCTGCTCGTCCTCTGCACCGCCTTCCGGGGGAACCCCGACCGCTACCCGAACCTCACGGTAAAGAAGATCCCGCACCAGGTGCTCTCCCGCTGCGAATGGGGCCACGACGACTACAGCCTGAAAGTGGAGAACCTGCCGCAGGCGCCGCCGAAACCGGGCCAGCAGACGCTCGATTTCGGGGAAGGGAAACCGGAACGGGAGGATGAACCTTGA